A window of the Oscillospiraceae bacterium genome harbors these coding sequences:
- a CDS encoding homocysteine S-methyltransferase family protein, translated as MTSIVSQLGRRMLICDGAMGTMLQQAGLAAGEVPEYWNFTHPEELTKIHTAYAQAGADILTANTFGANSVKLTDTEYSVIETISRGIQLAKAVAAPLGKWAALDIGPTGRLLQPLGDLSFDDAYRAFAQAAKAGEDAGADLILIETMSDTMEMKAALLACKENTSLPVFATMTFDAKGKLLTGGDIPAAAVLLESLHADAVGFNCGLGPKQMIDFLPKLREYTSLPILIQPNAGLPQVENGKTVFCVGPEEFAEDAEKLWQGGAWILGGCCGTTPAHIRALTQKMSGKVPKPLPKNERTMISSYSHAVTFGGQTKLIGERINPTGKKRLQKALRDNDMDYLFREGIAQQDAGADILDVNVGLPEINEPKLLTEAVQGLQGICDLPLQIDTSSPQAMEQALRIYNGKALLNSVNGKQEVMDSVFPLVKKYGCAVIALTLDESGIPDTAEGRLAVAEKIVREAEKYGIPKKDIIVDTLAMTISASQQSAKVTLQALRLVREKLGLHTSLGVSNISFGLPHRERATAAFFTMAMQAGLSAAIINPKSAAIMDAWRSFNALMCYDENCMRYIDFYKDLPKDSVPKAATPTGTPLQQAAQALIAAGNALSAAAGDTGFPTQAAQPTADAAEKPADTDHRETELYHAVAKGLQEGSRTAAAESLKTSPPLEVIQNELIPALDKVGTGYEDGSLFLPQLLMSADAATAAFEVIRTVMQQQGGGDDKKGTIVLATVQGDIHDIGKNIVKVLLENYGYEVIDLGRDVPPETISEAVAEHHAPLCGLSALMTTTVVNMEKTIALLHEECPWCKVMVGGAVLTQEYADQIHADRYCKDAMGSVRYAATVFDAEK; from the coding sequence ATGACATCGATTGTAAGTCAGCTTGGCCGCCGTATGCTCATCTGCGACGGAGCAATGGGCACCATGCTGCAGCAGGCCGGCCTTGCCGCCGGAGAGGTGCCGGAATACTGGAACTTTACCCACCCGGAGGAACTAACCAAAATTCACACCGCCTATGCACAGGCGGGCGCCGATATTTTGACCGCAAATACCTTTGGCGCCAATTCTGTAAAACTCACAGATACCGAATACTCTGTTATAGAAACGATTTCCCGGGGAATTCAGCTTGCAAAGGCTGTAGCTGCACCGCTGGGCAAATGGGCTGCACTGGATATAGGCCCCACTGGCCGCCTGCTGCAGCCGCTCGGCGACCTTTCTTTTGATGATGCCTACCGCGCCTTTGCGCAGGCGGCAAAGGCCGGCGAAGATGCTGGCGCAGATCTGATTCTGATTGAAACCATGAGCGACACCATGGAAATGAAGGCGGCACTGCTCGCCTGCAAAGAAAACACCTCTCTGCCAGTCTTTGCCACCATGACCTTTGACGCAAAGGGAAAGCTTCTGACCGGCGGCGATATTCCTGCAGCCGCAGTCCTTTTGGAAAGCCTGCACGCGGACGCAGTCGGCTTTAACTGCGGGCTGGGTCCAAAGCAGATGATTGACTTTCTGCCAAAGCTGCGTGAATACACCAGCCTGCCTATCCTGATTCAGCCAAACGCCGGCTTGCCGCAGGTGGAAAACGGCAAGACCGTGTTCTGCGTAGGCCCGGAAGAATTTGCCGAAGATGCCGAAAAGCTGTGGCAGGGCGGCGCGTGGATTCTGGGCGGCTGCTGCGGCACAACCCCCGCGCATATCCGTGCACTGACACAGAAGATGAGCGGTAAAGTGCCCAAGCCCCTGCCGAAAAATGAGCGCACCATGATTTCTTCTTACAGCCACGCGGTCACTTTCGGCGGACAAACAAAGCTGATCGGTGAGCGCATTAACCCCACCGGCAAAAAGCGGCTGCAAAAGGCCCTGCGCGATAATGACATGGACTACCTGTTTCGTGAGGGCATCGCACAGCAGGACGCCGGCGCGGATATTTTGGACGTTAACGTCGGCCTGCCGGAGATCAACGAACCAAAGCTTTTGACCGAAGCGGTGCAGGGCCTGCAGGGCATTTGCGATCTGCCGCTGCAAATCGATACCAGCAGTCCACAGGCGATGGAGCAGGCCCTGCGCATTTACAACGGCAAAGCACTGCTCAACTCGGTCAATGGTAAACAGGAAGTTATGGATTCTGTATTTCCACTGGTCAAAAAATATGGCTGTGCCGTGATTGCACTCACCCTGGACGAAAGTGGAATTCCCGACACCGCCGAGGGCCGCTTAGCTGTCGCCGAAAAGATTGTGCGCGAAGCGGAAAAATACGGAATCCCTAAAAAAGACATTATTGTAGACACCCTTGCCATGACAATTTCCGCAAGTCAGCAGTCAGCAAAAGTTACCTTGCAGGCACTGCGCCTGGTGCGTGAAAAGCTGGGCCTACACACCAGCCTGGGCGTTTCCAATATATCTTTCGGACTGCCGCACCGCGAGCGGGCCACTGCCGCTTTCTTTACCATGGCTATGCAAGCGGGCCTTTCTGCAGCTATTATCAATCCAAAAAGCGCGGCGATTATGGACGCCTGGCGCAGCTTTAATGCCCTGATGTGCTATGATGAAAACTGTATGCGGTATATTGATTTTTACAAAGACCTGCCCAAAGACAGCGTGCCAAAGGCTGCCACGCCCACTGGCACCCCGCTGCAGCAGGCAGCGCAGGCGCTGATTGCCGCGGGCAACGCCCTGTCTGCTGCCGCAGGAGACACCGGTTTCCCTACACAGGCGGCACAGCCCACCGCTGATGCCGCCGAAAAGCCCGCTGATACCGACCACCGCGAAACAGAGCTGTACCACGCCGTGGCAAAAGGCCTGCAGGAAGGTTCCCGCACCGCCGCCGCCGAATCTTTGAAGACTTCACCTCCACTGGAAGTCATTCAAAACGAACTGATTCCGGCGCTCGACAAGGTTGGCACCGGCTACGAAGACGGCTCGTTGTTTCTGCCGCAGCTGTTAATGAGTGCAGACGCGGCTACCGCCGCTTTTGAAGTCATTCGCACCGTGATGCAGCAGCAGGGCGGCGGCGATGACAAAAAGGGCACAATTGTGTTGGCGACTGTGCAAGGCGACATTCACGATATTGGAAAGAACATTGTAAAAGTTCTGCTTGAAAACTACGGCTATGAAGTGATTGACCTCGGGCGCGATGTTCCGCCTGAAACCATTTCAGAAGCAGTAGCCGAGCATCACGCGCCGCTGTGCGGCCTTTCGGCGCTGATGACGACCACGGTTGTAAACATGGAAAAAACGATTGCTTTGCTACACGAAGAATGCCCTTGGTGTAAAGTGATGGTGGGCGGCGCTGTCTTGACCCAAGAGTATGCCGATCAGATTCACGCGGACCGTTACTGCAAGGACGCCATGGGTTCTGTGCGCTATGCTGCTACTGTTTTTGATGCAGAAAAATAA
- a CDS encoding GrpB family protein: MHTSHVTVVPYDVRWPAEFEKACRALALALGGSALSIEHVGSTAVPGLWAKPILDIDVVIPSMNNFSTVCRKLEVAGYRHEGDLGIPGREAFCYDEMQKPHLLLHHLYVCPQDSPELQRHILFREYLRAHPRDVKIYSAVKREGARRFPYDINAYLAYKTDCIETIYKKCGLL; the protein is encoded by the coding sequence ATGCACACCTCTCATGTGACTGTGGTGCCCTATGATGTCCGCTGGCCTGCAGAATTTGAAAAAGCCTGCAGGGCCCTTGCGTTGGCTTTGGGCGGCAGCGCTCTGTCTATCGAGCATGTCGGCAGCACTGCGGTGCCGGGGCTGTGGGCAAAACCAATTCTTGATATTGACGTAGTCATTCCAAGTATGAATAATTTTTCCACAGTGTGTAGAAAACTTGAAGTTGCCGGTTATCGGCACGAAGGGGACCTCGGCATTCCGGGGCGGGAAGCATTTTGCTATGACGAAATGCAGAAGCCGCATTTGCTGCTGCATCACCTGTATGTCTGCCCGCAGGATTCGCCGGAGCTTCAGCGGCACATTTTGTTTCGGGAGTATTTGCGGGCGCACCCACGGGACGTGAAAATTTACAGCGCGGTCAAGCGCGAAGGCGCGCGCCGCTTTCCTTATGATATTAACGCCTACCTTGCCTATAAAACAGACTGTATTGAAACAATTTATAAAAAATGCGGTCTGCTTTAA
- the tsaE gene encoding tRNA (adenosine(37)-N6)-threonylcarbamoyltransferase complex ATPase subunit type 1 TsaE, protein MNLNCTKTVVQTHSAAETEALGRKIAQTLSGGEVLALFGPMGMGKTAFTRGVAAGLGTGGVSSPTFALVHVYDGGRLPLYHFDMYRVEGWDDLSSTGYFDYLEDGGVMVVEWSENIEAALPPNAVYITFARGGKEDDRVITVEGLSQTVLDPLSDLSK, encoded by the coding sequence ATGAATTTGAATTGTACGAAAACAGTTGTACAGACACACTCTGCGGCTGAAACAGAGGCCCTTGGCAGAAAAATTGCCCAGACGCTTTCTGGCGGCGAAGTGCTTGCCCTGTTTGGTCCCATGGGCATGGGCAAGACTGCCTTTACCCGCGGCGTTGCGGCGGGGCTTGGCACCGGGGGCGTTTCCAGCCCGACTTTTGCTTTGGTACATGTGTATGACGGCGGGCGGCTGCCGCTTTACCACTTTGATATGTACCGGGTAGAGGGCTGGGATGACCTTTCTTCCACAGGATATTTTGACTATCTGGAAGACGGCGGTGTGATGGTTGTAGAGTGGAGCGAAAATATTGAAGCGGCCCTGCCGCCGAACGCGGTGTATATCACCTTTGCCCGCGGCGGCAAGGAAGATGACCGTGTGATTACCGTAGAGGGTCTGTCACAGACGGTCTTAGATCCTTTATCAGATTTATCAAAGTAA
- a CDS encoding FtsW/RodA/SpoVE family cell cycle protein, with translation MNHFGTRAADYFQRTDKLLWVIMLLISAYNLLLLKTVPRTDGGRSWFSVQLMAIIAGYIGAVLLSLIDYRTIGNYWYLVGGFCVFLILLTLVKGVTIEGAGGVAAKAWLKLPGGMTFQSSELVKIGFLITFGKHLDILKKENKLDEPLQVLLLTAHALIPIGLVHLQKDDGAAVIFGFMFLFMAFAAGVRLRYFAAFAGILAVLIPIVWNFGLADYQKTRLTTFRNPESDPQGYGYQQLAGKLSISSGQLKGRGLFVSPRVNSSSVPLQWSDFVFSVAGEQLGFIGCVAIIALLVFLMILCLRDARRAGDTMGSAICVGFFALILSQTLFNVGMCLNLLPVMGVTLPFFSSGGSSVMCLYFGFGLVESVSVHRKSRNLQQSLFLD, from the coding sequence ATGAATCATTTTGGTACCCGCGCGGCTGATTACTTTCAGCGCACTGACAAGCTTTTGTGGGTGATCATGCTGCTGATTTCTGCCTATAACCTGCTTCTGCTCAAGACGGTGCCCCGCACCGACGGCGGCCGCAGCTGGTTTTCGGTGCAGCTAATGGCAATTATCGCCGGTTATATAGGCGCAGTTCTGCTTTCCCTAATCGACTATCGTACGATTGGCAACTACTGGTATTTAGTCGGTGGCTTCTGTGTTTTCCTCATTCTGCTGACCCTGGTAAAGGGCGTTACCATAGAAGGTGCTGGCGGTGTTGCCGCCAAAGCGTGGCTGAAACTCCCCGGCGGCATGACGTTTCAGTCCAGTGAGCTGGTAAAGATCGGCTTCCTCATTACTTTCGGAAAACATTTAGATATCTTGAAAAAAGAAAATAAACTTGATGAACCGCTGCAGGTACTGCTTTTGACCGCCCATGCACTCATTCCGATCGGGCTGGTACATCTGCAGAAAGATGACGGTGCAGCCGTTATCTTCGGTTTCATGTTTCTGTTTATGGCCTTTGCTGCCGGCGTAAGGCTGCGTTACTTTGCGGCTTTTGCGGGCATTCTGGCTGTGCTGATTCCAATCGTGTGGAACTTTGGCCTGGCAGACTACCAGAAAACACGGCTGACCACTTTCCGCAACCCGGAAAGCGACCCGCAGGGCTACGGCTATCAGCAGCTGGCCGGCAAGCTGAGCATTTCCAGCGGACAGCTGAAAGGACGCGGCCTGTTTGTTTCGCCCCGGGTAAACTCCAGCTCTGTGCCATTGCAGTGGAGTGACTTCGTCTTTTCCGTTGCCGGCGAACAGCTTGGTTTTATCGGCTGTGTCGCCATTATTGCCCTGCTCGTTTTTCTGATGATTCTCTGCCTGCGCGATGCACGGCGCGCGGGTGACACGATGGGCAGCGCCATTTGTGTCGGCTTTTTTGCCCTAATCCTTTCGCAGACCCTATTTAATGTCGGCATGTGCCTCAATCTGCTACCGGTCATGGGCGTTACGCTGCCGTTCTTCAGCTCCGGCGGGTCCTCGGTTATGTGCCTCTACTTTGGCTTTGGCCTAGTTGAAAGCGTTTCGGTACACCGCAAAAGCAGAAATCTACAGCAGAGTTTGTTCTTAGACTGA
- a CDS encoding formate--tetrahydrofolate ligase encodes MVTDIEIAQQAKLKPITAVAADLGIQEEELESYGRYKAKLTQPLFQRMKDRPDGKLVLVTAINPTPAGEGKTTTSIGLGEAMKKIGKNAVVALREPSLGPVFGIKGGAAGGGYAQVVPMEDINLHFTGDMHAITAANNLLCAMLDNHIHQGNALQIDTRRILITRCMDMNDRALRSVVVGLGGKPNGFVREDGFCITVASEVMAIFCLASDIHDLKERLGRILVAYSVDGKPVFASDLHAQGAMAALLKDAINPNLVQTLDNTPAIMHGGPFANIAHGCNSVRATQMALKLGDYCITEAGFGSDLGAEKFLDIKCRMAGLRPSAIVLVATDRALKYNGGVPKTETAEPNLAALKKGIVNLGAHIDNMCKYGVPVVVAINRFTNDPEEELRYIEEYCHARGADFALSEVFAKGGEGGIELAQKVVEACEKPNDFHCLYDTDRPLEEKISCIATEIYGAKDVTYTKKAKKALKEIKALGGDKLPVCIAKTQYSLSDDASLLGRPQDFTLHIRNLKLSNGAGFVVAYAGDIMVMPGLPKKPAAEQIDVTDDGRITGLF; translated from the coding sequence ATCGTGACGGATATCGAAATTGCACAGCAGGCAAAGCTGAAACCCATTACAGCGGTTGCTGCAGATTTAGGCATTCAGGAAGAAGAACTGGAATCTTACGGCCGCTACAAGGCCAAGCTGACACAGCCCTTGTTTCAGCGAATGAAAGATCGGCCGGACGGCAAGCTGGTGTTGGTGACGGCTATTAATCCGACACCTGCCGGTGAGGGAAAAACCACCACCAGCATTGGTCTGGGCGAAGCAATGAAGAAAATTGGCAAAAATGCCGTGGTTGCCCTGCGGGAGCCGAGCCTTGGCCCGGTTTTCGGCATTAAGGGCGGTGCCGCCGGCGGCGGCTATGCGCAGGTTGTCCCGATGGAGGACATCAACCTTCATTTTACCGGCGATATGCACGCCATTACAGCAGCAAACAACCTGCTGTGTGCCATGCTCGACAACCATATTCATCAAGGCAATGCGCTGCAGATTGATACCCGCCGCATTCTGATTACGCGCTGCATGGACATGAATGACCGCGCTCTGCGCAGCGTTGTGGTTGGCTTGGGTGGAAAGCCCAACGGCTTTGTACGCGAAGACGGTTTCTGTATTACTGTAGCCAGTGAAGTCATGGCAATTTTCTGCCTTGCTTCCGACATTCACGACCTGAAAGAGCGCCTTGGTCGTATTTTAGTTGCCTACTCAGTAGATGGCAAGCCGGTCTTTGCGAGCGACCTGCATGCACAGGGCGCTATGGCCGCATTGCTCAAAGACGCGATTAACCCGAATTTGGTGCAGACGCTGGATAATACGCCTGCCATTATGCACGGCGGCCCGTTTGCAAACATCGCCCACGGCTGCAACAGCGTGCGTGCAACCCAAATGGCCTTAAAACTTGGCGATTACTGCATCACTGAGGCAGGCTTCGGCAGCGACCTTGGCGCTGAGAAATTTCTGGATATTAAATGCCGTATGGCCGGCCTGCGTCCCTCTGCCATTGTGCTGGTCGCAACCGACCGCGCACTCAAGTATAATGGCGGCGTACCGAAAACAGAAACCGCTGAGCCGAACCTTGCAGCGCTGAAGAAAGGCATTGTCAACCTCGGTGCGCATATTGATAATATGTGCAAGTATGGCGTGCCGGTCGTGGTGGCAATCAACCGCTTCACCAATGACCCAGAAGAGGAGCTTCGCTATATTGAAGAGTACTGCCACGCGCGCGGTGCGGACTTCGCTTTGTCTGAAGTCTTTGCAAAAGGAGGAGAAGGCGGGATTGAACTGGCACAGAAAGTAGTGGAAGCTTGTGAAAAACCGAATGATTTCCACTGCCTCTATGACACAGACCGCCCGCTGGAAGAAAAAATCAGCTGTATTGCCACAGAAATTTATGGTGCAAAAGATGTCACATACACCAAAAAGGCAAAGAAAGCGCTGAAAGAGATTAAGGCGCTGGGCGGTGATAAGCTGCCAGTCTGTATTGCAAAAACGCAGTACAGCTTGTCGGACGATGCTTCCCTTTTGGGCCGCCCACAAGACTTTACCCTGCATATCCGCAACCTGAAGCTTTCCAATGGTGCAGGCTTTGTTGTTGCCTATGCCGGCGACATCATGGTTATGCCGGGCCTGCCCAAAAAGCCCGCAGCAGAGCAGATTGATGTTACAGATGACGGCCGCATTACGGGTCTGTTTTAA
- the upp gene encoding uracil phosphoribosyltransferase: protein MPYSKNVFIMDHPLIQHKLTYLRDKNTGSKDFRQLVSEIAMLECYEATRDLPLEDTTTETPIATAKTKVIAGRKLAFVPILRAGLGMVDGVLSMVPAAKVGHIGLYRDPKTLQPVEYYSKLPHDIEEREVIVLDPMLATGGSGTDAVSIIKKSHPKSIKFMCIIAAPEGIRAFTAAHPDVQLYCAAVDDHLNENGYIVPGLGDAGDRIFGTL from the coding sequence ATGCCTTATTCCAAAAATGTATTTATTATGGATCATCCGCTGATTCAGCACAAGCTGACCTATCTGCGGGATAAAAATACCGGCAGCAAGGATTTTCGTCAACTTGTCAGCGAAATTGCCATGCTTGAATGCTATGAAGCGACCCGTGACCTGCCGCTGGAAGACACCACAACCGAAACACCGATTGCAACCGCAAAGACCAAAGTGATTGCCGGGCGCAAGCTGGCCTTTGTGCCGATTCTGCGTGCGGGTCTCGGCATGGTAGACGGCGTGCTGTCCATGGTTCCGGCCGCAAAAGTGGGGCATATCGGCCTTTACCGCGACCCCAAGACGCTGCAGCCAGTTGAGTACTACAGCAAACTGCCGCACGATATCGAAGAGCGCGAAGTCATTGTGCTTGACCCCATGCTGGCAACCGGCGGCTCTGGAACAGACGCTGTTTCCATTATTAAAAAGAGCCACCCCAAAAGCATTAAGTTTATGTGCATCATTGCTGCTCCCGAGGGCATTCGGGCCTTTACAGCTGCACACCCTGATGTGCAGCTTTACTGCGCGGCGGTCGATGACCACCTCAACGAAAACGGCTACATTGTGCCAGGTTTGGGCGATGCGGGCGACCGCATTTTCGGTACTCTCTGA
- the rpiB gene encoding ribose 5-phosphate isomerase B yields the protein MEGTKVLAIGSDHGGFQLKEEIKKYLEKQGIAYRDFGTDSEKSVDYPLYAAKVAHSVADGTCDRGILCCGTGIGVSIAANKVHGVRAAVVTEAKSTKLCRQHNNCNCLCLGGRVLTVEKALELVQIYLDTPFEGGRHQRRIDEIAQIENGEL from the coding sequence ATGGAGGGTACGAAAGTGTTAGCAATCGGAAGTGACCATGGCGGTTTTCAGCTCAAAGAGGAAATTAAAAAGTACCTTGAGAAGCAGGGAATTGCATACCGCGATTTTGGCACCGATAGCGAAAAAAGTGTAGATTACCCGCTGTATGCAGCAAAAGTTGCCCACAGTGTCGCCGACGGCACCTGTGACCGCGGCATTTTGTGCTGCGGCACTGGGATTGGTGTATCAATCGCGGCAAACAAAGTGCACGGTGTGCGTGCTGCGGTTGTTACAGAGGCAAAGAGCACAAAGCTTTGCCGCCAGCATAACAACTGCAACTGCCTGTGCCTTGGCGGCCGTGTGCTGACTGTAGAAAAAGCGCTGGAATTGGTACAGATTTATCTGGACACACCCTTTGAGGGTGGTCGCCATCAGCGCCGTATCGATGAGATTGCACAAATTGAAAACGGAGAACTGTAA
- the tsaB gene encoding tRNA (adenosine(37)-N6)-threonylcarbamoyltransferase complex dimerization subunit type 1 TsaB encodes MKILAIDCSAGAASACVWQDGKVLGECYTNVKLTHSQTLMPMICGVLEYAKVPLQQIDLFAVTAGPGSFTGVRIGVASIKGMAFAAQKPCAGVSTLEAMAENLRVLDCTACCVMDARCGQVYNALFAVQNGEIRRLTPDRALSIEDLAKECAAKVGLVVLVGDGAQLCAESTAFAPLHAQLAPEPIRFQRASGTAACAARAAEAGKLVSAKELMPVYLRPAQAQRSLKGRRAAAAKK; translated from the coding sequence ATGAAAATATTAGCGATTGACTGTTCGGCGGGGGCTGCCTCTGCTTGTGTTTGGCAGGACGGAAAGGTCTTGGGCGAGTGCTATACCAATGTAAAGCTGACGCATAGTCAGACTTTAATGCCCATGATTTGCGGGGTACTGGAATACGCAAAAGTGCCGCTGCAGCAGATTGACCTGTTTGCTGTTACTGCCGGGCCGGGCTCTTTTACCGGGGTACGCATAGGTGTTGCAAGTATTAAGGGAATGGCGTTTGCCGCCCAAAAGCCTTGCGCCGGTGTCTCTACACTGGAGGCGATGGCCGAAAACCTGCGTGTGTTAGACTGCACCGCCTGCTGTGTGATGGATGCGCGCTGCGGGCAGGTGTATAACGCACTTTTTGCAGTTCAAAACGGGGAAATTCGCCGCCTGACGCCGGACCGCGCCTTGTCGATTGAAGACCTTGCAAAGGAATGTGCAGCTAAGGTGGGCCTAGTCGTTTTGGTTGGGGACGGCGCACAGCTCTGCGCTGAGTCCACCGCATTTGCGCCCCTTCATGCGCAGCTTGCACCCGAGCCGATCCGCTTTCAGCGGGCTTCGGGTACAGCGGCCTGTGCCGCCCGTGCTGCAGAAGCCGGCAAACTGGTGTCCGCAAAAGAACTGATGCCGGTTTACCTGCGTCCGGCGCAGGCACAACGCTCTTTAAAGGGGCGCCGTGCGGCTGCCGCAAAAAAATAA